In the Anaerolineae bacterium genome, CGCCGCAGGCCGGGCTTCCTTCAACGGCCTTTCCATCGGCATCCTCTATCCGGCCCACGTTTTTGGGATTTCGGAAATGCTCTAAAACCTTCTCACTGTATGGAAACTTCATGCTTCCCTCCTTTCCGGCCCTATTTTAAAGCTCGGGCCTTTGCCTGACAGTGACAAAAGTCTCGTGCGCTGGGTAAAGATCCCCTGGCGCAAAAACTGCGGATATTTGCCTTAAAAACCTCTTTTGTGATATACTTAACTACGCTTGAAAAACGGATGCAGGAGGACTACGATGCCTGTAACCGTAGAAATCCCCAGGGAAACTTTTACAGGAAGGATCCGGCAAGTCACCTTAGGAGCTACTAAAGACCAGGGGGGAACCCGCAAGAAAACCGTCACGGTAGGTGGAGAAACAACCCTTCCTTTTCTCCATTTTGAGGGAGAGATTCCAAATCCTCCAGCTGTGGCCCTGGAAATTACCGATGTTTTTCCCGCTGAGTGGTCTCCGCTCCTAATCCAGGCCTGGGGTGAAAATACCTTAAAAGACCCTGCTCAATGGGCAGCCAGAGCTGAGGAAGTCGATGCTGACCTTGTTATGATAAAGCTTACGGGCCTTGATTCAAGTGGACAGCATTACCCTGCTAAAGAGGCCACCGTTATAGTTAAGAGAGTTCTGGAAGCTACAGGCCTACCTCTTATCGTAAGGGGGCCAGGCCAGCCTGAGAGGGACAACGAGCTTTTAACCGCTGTGGCGGATGCCACCGCAGGAGAGCGTCTCGCTCTGGGCCTCTGTGAGGATAAAAATTATCGCACAATAGTGGCCGCCGCCCTCGCTAACAACCATGTGGTAATTGCCAGCACCCCTATTGATGTAAACCTGGCTAAACAGCTCAATATCCTCATAAGCGATATGAACATGCCTCTAGACCGCGTCCTTATGGATCCTACAACTGGTTCCCTGGGCTACGGCCTTGAATATACCTACTCTGTGATGGAAAGGCTCAGGCTTGCGGCTCTTCAGGGAGACTCCATGGTTCAGGTCCCGATGATTTGCTTTGCTGGAGAAGAATCCTGGCGGCAGAAAGAATCAAAGGTGGGGGAGGGTGTCCCGGAGTCCTGGGGAGATTGGGAAAAAAGAGCTGTTATGTGGGAGGCTATCACAGCTATAACCCTCCTTCACGCCGGCGCCAACATTGTAACCCTGAGGCATCCCAAGACCATTGGCCTGGTTAAGCGGGAAATTCAGAAACTTATGAACAAGCCATGAAGTTTTACATAACTCTTTTAGGGGCCATATTTTTCCTCGGAACAGCTATTCTGGGAATTTTCAAGCCAGATCTGGTCTGGGGTAAGCCCCCAGTGCCTCTGACTAAACCTTATCAAAAGGAATTGCTTCGGAGGAAAAGGCTTATAGGCACTATAGTCTATGCCTTGGTAGGGCTGGCGCTTCTCTTCCTGGCCCTCAAAGAGGGCAAATTCCTGTAAACCCAAAAGAGGAGCGGAAAGATGGCGCTGACGGGATTGCAGATATATAA is a window encoding:
- a CDS encoding acetyl-CoA decarbonylase/synthase complex subunit delta, with the protein product MPVTVEIPRETFTGRIRQVTLGATKDQGGTRKKTVTVGGETTLPFLHFEGEIPNPPAVALEITDVFPAEWSPLLIQAWGENTLKDPAQWAARAEEVDADLVMIKLTGLDSSGQHYPAKEATVIVKRVLEATGLPLIVRGPGQPERDNELLTAVADATAGERLALGLCEDKNYRTIVAAALANNHVVIASTPIDVNLAKQLNILISDMNMPLDRVLMDPTTGSLGYGLEYTYSVMERLRLAALQGDSMVQVPMICFAGEESWRQKESKVGEGVPESWGDWEKRAVMWEAITAITLLHAGANIVTLRHPKTIGLVKREIQKLMNKP